From Streptomyces sp. 6-11-2, one genomic window encodes:
- a CDS encoding DivIVA domain-containing protein has protein sequence MDVQNKLDEIVATVSSARSMPMSASCVVNRAELLALLDEVRQALPGSLAQAQELIGDRDQMVQEARREAERIIEGAHAERGSMVSGTEVARRSQAEADRILGEARQEAEEVRAEADDYVDSKLANFEVVLTKTLGSVGRGREKLLGTGPGLDEDGYEDEDAPERSHDPETLRRNADAYVDAKLGAFEAVLAKTLDAVGRGRQKLHGRIATDDLGALADDTTTVQHSSDADYLADLAALADAPAAPRSPAAPPAERPAPPQYEPQPAYGYQQPGQSDPYGGYQQGYGQQDQYGYQQPDPYAPTAGTSGYAQAGGAPFQAYDAQQPAGYDPNQAQQGQQDPQDHHGYPQPQAHALDETSLFDTSMISAEQLRAYEQGRGL, from the coding sequence GTGGACGTGCAGAACAAGCTCGACGAGATCGTGGCCACGGTCTCCAGCGCCCGGTCCATGCCCATGTCGGCGTCGTGCGTGGTCAACCGCGCCGAACTGCTCGCCCTGCTCGACGAGGTGCGCCAGGCCCTGCCCGGTTCCCTCGCCCAGGCCCAGGAGCTGATCGGGGACCGCGACCAGATGGTGCAGGAGGCCCGGCGCGAGGCCGAGCGGATCATCGAGGGCGCGCACGCCGAGCGCGGCTCGATGGTCTCCGGCACCGAGGTCGCCCGCCGTTCCCAGGCCGAGGCCGACCGGATCCTCGGCGAGGCCCGGCAGGAGGCCGAGGAGGTCCGCGCCGAGGCCGACGACTACGTCGACTCCAAGCTCGCCAACTTCGAGGTCGTCCTCACCAAGACCCTCGGCTCGGTCGGCCGCGGCCGCGAGAAGCTGCTCGGCACCGGCCCCGGCCTCGACGAGGACGGCTACGAGGACGAGGACGCCCCCGAGCGCAGCCACGACCCCGAGACCCTGCGCCGCAACGCCGACGCGTACGTCGACGCCAAGCTCGGCGCCTTCGAGGCGGTCCTCGCCAAGACCCTGGACGCCGTCGGCCGAGGCCGCCAGAAGCTGCACGGCCGCATCGCCACCGACGACCTCGGCGCCCTCGCCGACGACACCACCACCGTCCAGCACTCCAGCGACGCCGACTACCTCGCCGACCTCGCGGCCCTGGCCGACGCCCCGGCGGCCCCGCGCTCCCCGGCGGCCCCGCCCGCCGAGCGGCCCGCCCCGCCGCAGTACGAGCCGCAGCCGGCCTACGGCTACCAGCAGCCCGGGCAGAGCGATCCGTACGGCGGCTACCAGCAGGGCTACGGCCAGCAGGACCAGTACGGCTACCAGCAGCCCGACCCGTATGCCCCCACCGCCGGCACCTCCGGCTACGCCCAGGCGGGCGGCGCGCCCTTCCAGGCCTACGACGCCCAGCAGCCGGCCGGCTACGACCCGAACCAGGCCCAGCAGGGACAGCAGGACCCCCAGGACCACCACGGCTACCCGCAGCCGCAGGCCCACGCCCTCGACGAGACCAGCCTCTTCGACACCAGCATGATCAGCGCCGAGCAGCTGCGCGCCTACGAACAGGGCCGCGGTCTCTAG
- the rnc gene encoding ribonuclease III, protein MRGTVSTAKKAEGAEAGNHRRRGGAPSDNTASSHTLLEGRLGYKLESALLVRALTHRSYAYENGGLPTNERLEFLGDSVLGLVVTDTLYRTHPDLPEGQLAKLRAAVVNSRALAEVGRGLDLGAFIRLGRGEEGTGGRDKASILADTLEAVIGAVYLDQGLDAASELVHRLFDPLIEKSSNLGAGLDWKTSLQELTATEGLGVPEYLVTETGPDHEKTFTAAARVGGVSYGTGTGRSKKEAEQQAAESAWRAIRAAADERAKAVGSADGADEAPASA, encoded by the coding sequence GTGAGAGGCACTGTGTCCACTGCCAAGAAGGCGGAAGGCGCCGAAGCGGGCAATCACCGCCGACGCGGAGGTGCTCCGTCGGACAACACGGCCTCGTCCCACACGCTTCTGGAAGGGCGGCTCGGCTACAAGCTCGAGTCCGCCCTTCTGGTGCGCGCGCTGACCCACCGTTCCTACGCGTACGAGAACGGCGGTCTGCCGACGAACGAGCGGCTGGAGTTCCTCGGTGACTCCGTCCTCGGTCTGGTCGTCACGGACACGCTGTACCGCACCCACCCCGACCTGCCCGAAGGCCAGCTGGCCAAACTGCGGGCCGCGGTGGTCAACTCGCGTGCGCTGGCGGAGGTCGGGCGCGGTCTCGACCTGGGCGCCTTCATCCGGCTCGGCCGTGGTGAAGAGGGCACGGGCGGCCGGGACAAGGCGTCCATCCTCGCCGACACCCTGGAAGCGGTGATCGGCGCGGTCTACCTCGACCAGGGCCTCGACGCGGCCTCCGAACTGGTGCACCGCCTGTTCGACCCGTTGATCGAGAAGTCCTCCAACCTCGGAGCCGGCCTGGACTGGAAGACCAGCCTCCAGGAGCTCACCGCGACCGAGGGGCTCGGCGTGCCCGAGTACCTGGTCACGGAGACCGGCCCCGATCATGAGAAGACCTTCACTGCTGCCGCCCGCGTCGGAGGCGTCTCGTACGGCACCGGCACCGGCCGCAGCAAGAAGGAGGCGGAGCAGCAGGCCGCGGAGTCCGCGTGGCGGGCCATCCGGGCCGCGGCGGACGAGCGCGCCAAGGCGGTGGGGTCCGCCGACGGCGCCGACGAGGCGCCGGCCTCCGCCTGA
- the rpmF gene encoding 50S ribosomal protein L32: MAVPKRKMSRSNTRHRRSQWKAAVPTLVACERCHEPKQQHIACPSCGTYNKRQVLEV, encoded by the coding sequence GTGGCTGTTCCGAAGCGGAAGATGTCGCGCAGCAACACGCGCCACCGCCGGTCGCAGTGGAAGGCTGCGGTCCCCACCCTGGTTGCGTGCGAGCGCTGCCACGAGCCCAAGCAGCAGCACATCGCGTGCCCGTCGTGCGGCACCTACAACAAGCGCCAGGTCCTCGAGGTCTGA
- the rsmD gene encoding 16S rRNA (guanine(966)-N(2))-methyltransferase RsmD, whose translation MTRVIAGRAGGRRLAVPPGSGTRPTSDRAREGLFSTWQSLLGGPLDGERVLDLYAGSGAVGLEALSRGAGHTLLVEADARAVRTVRENVKALGLPGADVQAGKAEQIVRTPAPAEPYDIVFLDPPYAVSDDDLREILLTLRTEGWLAEGALVTVERSTRGGEFTWPRGFDAIRARRYGEGTFWYGRAASTCEDAR comes from the coding sequence ATGACCCGCGTGATCGCCGGCCGGGCCGGCGGACGCCGTCTCGCCGTACCGCCGGGCAGCGGAACCCGCCCCACCTCGGACCGGGCGCGCGAAGGCCTGTTCTCCACCTGGCAGTCCCTCCTGGGCGGCCCGCTGGACGGCGAACGCGTCCTGGACCTGTACGCCGGCTCGGGCGCCGTCGGCCTGGAGGCGCTGTCCCGGGGCGCCGGGCACACCCTGCTCGTGGAGGCCGACGCGCGAGCGGTCCGCACCGTCCGGGAGAACGTGAAGGCGCTCGGCCTCCCAGGCGCCGACGTACAGGCGGGCAAAGCGGAACAGATCGTCCGGACGCCGGCCCCGGCGGAGCCGTACGACATCGTCTTCCTCGACCCGCCGTACGCGGTCTCCGACGACGATCTTCGCGAGATTCTGCTCACACTCCGCACCGAGGGGTGGCTCGCGGAGGGCGCCCTCGTCACCGTGGAGCGCAGCACCAGGGGCGGGGAGTTCACGTGGCCGCGAGGATTCGACGCGATCCGGGCCCGTCGCTACGGCGAAGGCACGTTTTGGTACGGTCGCGCCGCCTCTACGTGCGAAGACGCACGATGA
- the coaD gene encoding pantetheine-phosphate adenylyltransferase: MRRAVCPGSFDPITNGHLDIIARASRLYDEVYVAVMINQSKKGLFEIDERIDLIQQVTAEYGNVRVEAFHGLLVDFCKQRDIPAIVKGLRAVSDFDYELQMAQMNNGLSGVETLFVPTNPTYSFLSSSLVKEVAAWGGDVSHLVPPLVLEALTQRLKKDRDG; the protein is encoded by the coding sequence GTGCGCCGCGCCGTCTGCCCCGGGTCGTTCGACCCCATCACCAACGGACACCTGGACATCATCGCCCGCGCCTCCCGTCTCTACGACGAGGTCTACGTCGCGGTGATGATCAACCAGTCGAAGAAGGGCCTGTTCGAGATCGACGAGCGGATCGACCTCATCCAGCAGGTCACCGCCGAGTACGGAAACGTCCGGGTCGAGGCCTTCCACGGCCTCCTCGTCGACTTCTGCAAGCAGCGCGACATCCCGGCCATCGTCAAGGGCCTGCGCGCCGTCAGCGACTTCGACTACGAGCTGCAGATGGCCCAGATGAACAACGGCCTCTCCGGCGTCGAGACGCTGTTCGTGCCCACCAACCCCACCTACAGCTTCCTGTCGTCCTCTCTGGTCAAGGAGGTCGCGGCCTGGGGTGGAGACGTCTCCCACCTGGTGCCGCCGCTGGTCCTCGAGGCCCTCACCCAGCGGCTGAAGAAGGACCGAGACGGCTGA
- a CDS encoding HSP90 family protein — protein MDFQTSQSAQASHSPQSSRQPGSAHMFQVDLRGLVDLLSHHLYSSPKVYLRELLQNAVDAITARRAEEPGAPARVRLFADGDSLRVEDTGVGLTESDVHELLATIGRSSKRADGLREARSDFLGQFGIGLLACFVVAERIRVVSRSARTPDAPPVEWTARDDGSYTVRALPDSARPEPGTTVHLQARAGAGEWLTEQRVLALARDFGSLLPYDVRVGEEPVTHLPAPWDRAYPSPAARRVALARYCHEAFGFTPLDTIGLDVPLAGIRGVAYVLPSAVSPAQRAGHRVHLKGMLLTERAEQLLPDWAFFVRCVLDTDSLRPTASREALYEDETLAAVREALGERIRTWLTSLAAGDPERLAAFLSVHFLGVKSLARHDTEMLRTMLPWLPFETTDGRLSLEEFAQRHPVVHFTRTVEEYRQVAPIASAQGIGVVNGGYTYDSELVEALPSVRPGTAVAELDADIVTAHLDSVDPAEELALSGFLAAARDRLDPLGCDVVLRAFHPLSVPALHLDDRAARHEQARAEAEAQADDLWAGILGSLRSSTPRARLVLNHLNPLIRRIGSLGDPELIGTATESLYGQALLMAQRPLRPADSALLNRAFIGLLEWATHSGTDTTGDGRR, from the coding sequence ATGGACTTCCAGACCTCACAGTCAGCACAGGCATCCCACTCACCACAGTCGTCCCGCCAGCCCGGCTCGGCCCATATGTTCCAGGTCGATCTGCGGGGTCTGGTGGATCTGCTCTCGCACCACCTGTACTCCAGTCCCAAGGTCTACCTGCGCGAACTGCTCCAGAACGCCGTGGACGCCATCACCGCCCGGCGCGCGGAGGAGCCCGGCGCCCCCGCGCGCGTACGGCTGTTCGCGGACGGCGACTCCCTGCGGGTCGAGGACACCGGCGTCGGTCTCACCGAGTCCGACGTGCACGAACTGCTGGCCACCATCGGCCGCAGCTCCAAGCGGGCCGACGGCCTGCGGGAGGCGCGCTCGGACTTCCTCGGCCAGTTCGGCATCGGCCTGCTGGCCTGCTTCGTGGTGGCCGAGCGGATCCGGGTGGTCAGCCGCAGCGCCCGTACGCCCGACGCCCCGCCCGTGGAGTGGACGGCGCGCGACGACGGCTCGTACACCGTGCGGGCCCTGCCGGACTCCGCCCGCCCGGAACCCGGCACCACCGTGCACCTCCAGGCCCGGGCCGGGGCGGGCGAGTGGCTCACCGAGCAGCGTGTGCTCGCGCTGGCACGGGACTTCGGGTCGCTGCTGCCGTACGACGTCCGGGTGGGCGAGGAGCCGGTCACCCACCTGCCGGCGCCCTGGGACCGGGCGTACCCCTCCCCCGCGGCCCGCCGGGTCGCCCTGGCCCGGTACTGCCACGAGGCGTTCGGGTTCACCCCGCTGGACACCATCGGCCTGGACGTGCCGCTGGCCGGGATCCGCGGGGTGGCGTACGTGCTGCCGTCGGCGGTCAGCCCGGCGCAGCGGGCGGGTCACCGCGTGCACCTGAAGGGCATGCTGCTGACCGAACGGGCCGAACAGCTGCTGCCCGACTGGGCGTTCTTCGTGCGCTGCGTGCTCGACACCGACAGCCTGCGGCCCACGGCCTCGCGGGAGGCGCTGTACGAGGACGAGACGCTGGCCGCCGTGCGCGAGGCGCTCGGGGAGCGGATCCGGACCTGGCTGACCTCTCTCGCGGCCGGCGATCCGGAGCGGCTGGCGGCGTTCCTCTCGGTGCACTTCCTGGGCGTGAAGTCCCTGGCCCGGCACGACACGGAGATGCTGCGCACGATGCTGCCGTGGCTGCCCTTCGAGACGACCGACGGGCGGCTCTCCCTGGAGGAGTTCGCGCAGCGCCACCCCGTCGTGCACTTCACCCGCACGGTTGAGGAGTACCGGCAGGTCGCGCCGATCGCCTCCGCGCAGGGCATCGGCGTCGTCAACGGCGGCTACACCTACGACAGCGAGCTGGTCGAGGCGCTGCCGTCGGTGCGCCCGGGAACGGCGGTCGCCGAGCTGGACGCGGACATCGTGACCGCGCACCTGGACTCCGTCGACCCGGCCGAGGAGCTGGCCCTGTCGGGCTTCCTGGCCGCCGCGCGGGACCGGCTGGACCCACTGGGCTGCGACGTCGTGCTGCGCGCCTTCCACCCGCTGTCCGTGCCGGCGTTGCACCTGGACGACCGGGCGGCCCGGCACGAGCAGGCCCGCGCCGAGGCCGAGGCGCAGGCCGACGACCTGTGGGCGGGCATCCTCGGCTCGCTGCGGAGCAGTACCCCGCGCGCGCGTCTGGTGCTCAACCACCTCAACCCGCTGATCCGCCGGATCGGTTCGCTGGGCGACCCGGAGCTGATCGGCACGGCGACCGAGTCGCTGTACGGGCAGGCGCTGCTGATGGCGCAGCGCCCCCTGCGGCCGGCGGACTCGGCACTGCTGAACCGGGCGTTCATCGGCCTGCTGGAGTGGGCCACGCACAGCGGCACCGACACGACGGGGGACGGCCGGCGATGA
- the recG gene encoding ATP-dependent DNA helicase RecG, whose product MDLVPALQEPLKQPLKSVLGPATAKVMAEHLGLHTVGDLLHHYPRRYEERGQLTHLADLPMDEHVTVVAQVADARLHTFASARAPRGKGQRLEVTITDGSGRLQLVFFGHGVHKPHKELLPGTRAMFAGKVSVFNRRLQLAHPAYELLKGEDGEAVESWAGALIPMYPATAKLESWKIGKAVQTVLPSAQEALDPLPESLRAGRGLVALPEALLKIHRPHSKADIADAHARLKWDEAFVLQVALARRRHADTQLPAVARVPVPDGLLAAFDDRLPFTLTEGQRKVSREIFADLATEHPMHRLLQGEVGSGKTLVALRAMLAVVDAGGQAAMLAPTEVLAQQHHRSVTEMMGELAEGGMLGGAEHGTKVVLLTGSMGAAARRKALLDLATGEAGVVIGTHALIEDKVQFHDLGLVVVDEQHRFGVEQRDALRGKGRQPPHLLVMTATPIPRTVAMTVFGDLETSVLDQLPAGRSPIASHVVPAADKPHFLARAWERVREEVAKGHQAYVVCPRIGDEEDDPKRAAAKKSAEDEAEKRPPLAVLDVADRLGKGPLHGLKVEVLHGRMQPDDKDAVMRRFAVGETDVLVATTVIEVGVNVPNATVMVIMDADRFGVSQLHQLRGRVGRGAAPGLCLLVSEMPEASAARQRLNAVASTLDGFELSRIDLEQRREGDVLGQAQSGARSSLRVLAVIDDEEIIAEAREEAAALVAADPDLEHLPGLRTALDALLDEEREQYLEKG is encoded by the coding sequence ATGGATCTCGTGCCCGCACTGCAAGAACCACTGAAACAGCCACTGAAGTCAGTGCTCGGCCCCGCCACCGCGAAGGTGATGGCCGAGCACCTCGGCCTGCACACCGTCGGCGACCTCCTGCACCACTACCCGCGGCGGTACGAGGAGCGCGGCCAGCTCACCCACCTCGCCGACCTGCCCATGGACGAGCACGTCACGGTGGTCGCCCAGGTCGCCGACGCCCGCCTGCACACGTTCGCCTCCGCCCGCGCGCCCCGCGGCAAGGGCCAGCGCCTGGAGGTAACGATCACCGACGGCAGCGGCCGGCTCCAACTGGTCTTCTTCGGCCACGGCGTGCACAAACCCCACAAGGAACTCCTGCCGGGCACACGCGCGATGTTCGCGGGCAAGGTCTCGGTCTTCAACAGGAGGCTGCAACTGGCGCACCCGGCGTACGAGTTGCTGAAGGGGGAGGACGGAGAAGCGGTCGAGAGCTGGGCCGGCGCCCTCATCCCGATGTACCCGGCCACCGCCAAGCTGGAGTCCTGGAAGATCGGCAAGGCGGTCCAGACCGTCCTGCCCAGTGCCCAGGAGGCGCTCGACCCGCTGCCCGAGTCGCTGCGCGCGGGCCGCGGGCTGGTCGCCCTCCCCGAGGCCCTGCTCAAGATCCACCGTCCGCACAGCAAGGCGGACATCGCCGACGCCCACGCCCGCCTGAAGTGGGACGAGGCCTTCGTCCTCCAGGTCGCGCTCGCCCGCCGCCGCCACGCGGACACCCAACTTCCCGCCGTCGCCCGCGTACCCGTCCCGGACGGCCTCCTGGCGGCCTTCGACGACCGCCTCCCCTTCACGCTCACGGAGGGGCAGCGGAAAGTCTCCCGCGAGATCTTTGCCGACCTGGCCACCGAGCACCCGATGCACCGCCTGCTCCAGGGCGAGGTCGGCAGCGGCAAGACGCTCGTCGCCCTGCGCGCCATGCTCGCCGTCGTCGACGCGGGCGGGCAGGCCGCGATGCTCGCGCCCACCGAGGTGCTGGCCCAGCAGCACCACAGGTCGGTCACCGAGATGATGGGGGAGCTCGCCGAGGGAGGCATGCTGGGCGGCGCCGAGCACGGCACCAAGGTGGTGCTGCTCACCGGGTCCATGGGCGCCGCGGCCCGCCGGAAGGCCCTGCTCGACCTGGCCACCGGCGAGGCGGGCGTCGTCATCGGCACACACGCGCTGATCGAGGACAAGGTCCAGTTCCACGACCTGGGACTGGTCGTGGTGGACGAGCAGCACCGGTTCGGCGTCGAGCAGCGCGACGCCCTGCGAGGCAAGGGCAGGCAACCCCCGCACCTGCTGGTCATGACCGCCACGCCCATTCCGCGCACGGTCGCGATGACCGTCTTCGGCGACCTGGAGACCTCCGTCCTCGACCAGCTCCCGGCGGGCCGCTCGCCCATCGCCAGCCATGTCGTCCCGGCCGCCGACAAACCGCACTTCCTCGCCCGGGCCTGGGAGCGGGTGCGCGAGGAGGTGGCGAAGGGCCACCAGGCGTACGTGGTCTGCCCGCGCATCGGGGACGAGGAGGACGACCCGAAGAGGGCCGCCGCGAAGAAGTCCGCCGAGGACGAGGCGGAGAAGCGCCCGCCGCTCGCCGTGCTGGACGTCGCGGACCGGCTGGGCAAGGGTCCCCTGCACGGCCTGAAGGTCGAGGTGCTGCACGGGCGTATGCAGCCCGACGACAAGGACGCGGTCATGCGCCGCTTCGCCGTCGGCGAGACCGACGTCCTGGTCGCCACCACGGTCATCGAGGTCGGCGTGAACGTGCCGAACGCCACGGTGATGGTGATCATGGACGCCGACCGCTTCGGCGTCTCCCAGCTGCACCAGCTGCGCGGCCGCGTCGGCCGCGGCGCGGCGCCCGGACTGTGCCTGCTGGTCAGCGAGATGCCGGAGGCGAGCGCCGCCCGGCAGCGGCTGAACGCGGTGGCCTCCACCCTCGACGGCTTCGAGCTCTCCCGCATCGACCTCGAACAGCGCCGCGAGGGCGACGTCCTCGGCCAGGCCCAGTCCGGCGCCCGCTCCAGCCTGCGGGTGCTCGCCGTCATCGACGACGAGGAGATCATCGCCGAGGCCCGTGAGGAGGCCGCCGCGCTGGTGGCCGCCGACCCGGACCTGGAACACCTGCCCGGACTGCGCACGGCGCTGGACGCGCTGCTGGACGAGGAGCGGGAGCAATACCTGGAGAAGGGCTGA
- a CDS encoding DUF177 domain-containing protein, producing MAQNARLDHRNPLVFDTHELGRRPGALQRQTRTVPAPKDLGLQGVVGVPEGAPVELELRLESVMEGVLVTGTARAQAEGECVRCLEPLELELDADFQELFSYPDADERGRAIARSDEDAADDEDDEDRLFLEDGLFDLEPLLRDAVVLALPMQPVCQEDCAGLCSECGARLTDDPDHHHDAVDIRWAALQGLAGTMKDGEKDEMSGGAPRSARADEKQEK from the coding sequence ATGGCTCAGAACGCCCGCCTCGACCACCGCAACCCTCTCGTGTTCGACACGCACGAGCTGGGGCGGCGGCCCGGCGCGCTGCAGCGCCAGACCCGTACGGTCCCCGCCCCCAAAGACCTCGGTCTCCAGGGCGTCGTCGGAGTGCCGGAAGGCGCCCCGGTGGAGCTCGAACTCCGGCTCGAGTCGGTCATGGAAGGGGTGCTCGTCACAGGCACCGCCCGTGCACAGGCCGAGGGGGAGTGCGTAAGGTGTCTGGAGCCGCTCGAGCTGGAGCTCGACGCGGACTTCCAGGAGCTGTTCTCGTACCCCGACGCCGACGAGCGGGGCCGTGCGATCGCACGGTCCGACGAAGACGCCGCCGACGACGAGGACGACGAGGACAGGCTCTTCCTCGAGGACGGACTCTTCGACCTCGAACCTCTGCTGCGGGATGCGGTGGTGCTCGCACTGCCGATGCAGCCGGTGTGCCAGGAAGACTGCGCGGGTCTGTGCTCCGAGTGCGGAGCGCGGCTCACGGACGACCCGGACCACCACCATGACGCCGTCGACATCCGTTGGGCGGCTTTGCAGGGACTCGCCGGCACCATGAAGGACGGCGAGAAGGACGAGATGAGCGGCGGCGCGCCTCGATCAGCACGCGCCGACGAGAAGCAGGAGAAGTAG